In Streptobacillus ratti, the genomic stretch GGCACCCCAACCAAGACGCCGTTCCGTCCGTCGCGTGCGGGCCTGCGCGCCTGGTCGTGATCGACGCCGACACCAAGTTCAACGGTCCCGAGCTGATCGGCAAGCTCTTCGACGAGCACGGCGGCGTGCCCGAAGGCACGCCCATTATCACCACGCAATCGGGTGGTAAGCACTACGTGTTCAGCGACCCGGACAATGCATTCACGAACAGCGCTGGTGCGCTCAAGAAGCAATACGGC encodes the following:
- a CDS encoding bifunctional DNA primase/polymerase, translated to DTEISREDREAAIEQAREEGNKQLTVFVGATTDPDIVKRMWRHPNQDAVPSVACGPARLVVIDADTKFNGPELIGKLFDEHGGVPEGTPIITTQSGGKHYVFSDPDNAFTNSAGALKKQYG